One region of Pseudomonas glycinae genomic DNA includes:
- a CDS encoding MBL fold metallo-hydrolase has product MKIVSRDQWFEVQHLSDGIRLIHEPFIRPFYRCNLWHVQGRDKDLLLDSGSGLVSLREQLPWLTERPLVAVASHCHFDHIAGHHEFAERLVHPAEADILAAPDGENDLSRAFVGDDMFEAHPDCPLCYAEYRVKAAPATGFVEDGDVLDLGNRTLQVLHTPGHSPGGISLYEAASETLFSGDIIYDGPLIEDAYHSNLDDYAASLRRLQGLKIRTVHGGHFGSFSGEHLRGMIDEWLRRHA; this is encoded by the coding sequence ATGAAGATTGTTTCTCGCGATCAGTGGTTCGAAGTGCAGCACCTGAGCGACGGCATTCGGCTGATTCACGAGCCGTTCATCCGCCCGTTCTACCGCTGCAACCTGTGGCATGTTCAGGGGCGGGACAAGGATTTGCTGCTCGACAGCGGTTCCGGACTGGTCAGCCTGCGCGAGCAACTGCCGTGGCTGACCGAGCGGCCGCTGGTGGCAGTAGCCAGTCATTGCCATTTCGATCACATCGCCGGACATCACGAATTTGCCGAACGGCTGGTACATCCGGCCGAGGCGGACATTCTGGCGGCGCCGGATGGTGAGAATGATCTGAGCCGGGCCTTCGTCGGCGACGACATGTTCGAAGCGCACCCGGATTGCCCGTTGTGCTACGCCGAATACCGGGTCAAGGCGGCGCCGGCCACCGGGTTTGTCGAGGATGGCGATGTGCTGGACCTGGGCAACCGCACGTTGCAGGTGCTGCACACGCCGGGGCATTCACCGGGCGGGATCAGCCTCTACGAAGCGGCCAGCGAAACCCTGTTCAGCGGCGACATCATTTACGACGGGCCGTTGATCGAGGACGCCTACCATTCCAACCTCGACGACTACGCCGCCAGCCTGCGGCGCTTGCAGGGGTTGAAGATCCGCACGGTGCATGGCGGGCACTTCGGCAGTTTTTCCGGAGAGCACCTGCGCGGGATGATTGACGAATGGTTGCGCCGGCACGCTTGA
- a CDS encoding phosphopantetheine-containing protein has product MRRAAVRAAVHRFILRLLENREFDDHTSLAQLGLEKADIEDLIFHLEDEFGLTAFTAEEDRMLKTAKTVNDLSRFLMEIGRH; this is encoded by the coding sequence ATGAGAAGAGCTGCCGTGCGTGCTGCCGTGCACCGCTTCATCCTGCGCCTGCTGGAAAATCGTGAATTCGACGACCACACCAGCCTTGCGCAACTGGGGCTGGAAAAAGCGGATATCGAGGATCTGATCTTCCATCTGGAAGATGAATTCGGACTGACGGCCTTCACCGCCGAAGAGGATCGGATGCTCAAGACTGCGAAAACCGTGAATGACCTGAGCCGGTTTCTGATGGAAATCGGGCGTCACTGA
- a CDS encoding PA1414 family protein, with amino-acid sequence MKEKIQNWLHDLGVALGLIEPPLQPVPIRTDDEQRRRQPRRR; translated from the coding sequence ATGAAAGAGAAAATTCAAAACTGGCTGCACGATTTGGGTGTTGCCCTCGGCTTGATCGAACCGCCTCTGCAACCGGTCCCGATTCGCACCGATGACGAACAGCGTCGGCGTCAGCCACGTCGGCGGTAA
- the ptrR gene encoding putrescine utilization regulator PtrR — protein sequence MEFSQLRIFQAVAEEGSITRAAERLHRVPSNLSTRLKQLEEQLGVELFVRERQRLQLSPAGKVLLDYTGKLFALRDQASAAVMGGQPAGDFVLGTLYSTAAIHLPALLARYHKQYPAVNLQVQSGPSGELLEGLLTGRLDAALVDGPPQLAGIDGVPLCNERLVLISEADHPPIRSARDVEGRAVFTFRHGCAYRARLEAWFAHYQAAMGRAMEIESYQGMLACVIAGSGVALMSESMLASLPGRESVAVHPLAEPFASATTWLMWRRGMVGANLNAWIEQQQALYPVAGEDVQETA from the coding sequence GTGGAATTCAGCCAATTGCGGATCTTCCAGGCCGTGGCGGAGGAGGGCTCGATCACCCGTGCCGCCGAGCGTCTGCATCGCGTGCCGTCGAACCTGTCGACCCGGCTCAAACAGCTGGAGGAGCAACTGGGTGTTGAACTGTTCGTCCGTGAACGTCAGCGTTTGCAGTTGTCGCCTGCGGGAAAAGTCCTGCTGGACTACACCGGCAAACTGTTCGCCTTGCGCGATCAGGCCAGTGCGGCGGTGATGGGCGGGCAACCGGCGGGGGATTTCGTGCTCGGCACGCTGTACAGCACCGCCGCGATCCATTTGCCGGCACTGCTGGCGCGGTATCACAAGCAGTATCCGGCGGTGAATCTTCAGGTGCAGTCCGGGCCCAGTGGTGAACTGCTTGAAGGCCTGCTCACCGGTCGCCTCGATGCGGCGCTGGTGGACGGCCCGCCGCAACTGGCCGGGATCGACGGGGTGCCGCTGTGCAATGAACGGCTGGTGCTGATCAGCGAGGCCGATCACCCGCCGATACGCAGCGCCAGGGATGTCGAAGGTCGGGCGGTGTTCACCTTCCGTCATGGCTGCGCCTATCGCGCGCGGCTGGAAGCGTGGTTCGCGCATTATCAGGCGGCAATGGGCCGGGCGATGGAGATCGAGTCCTATCAGGGCATGCTCGCCTGCGTGATTGCCGGCAGCGGCGTGGCGCTGATGTCGGAGTCGATGCTCGCCAGCCTGCCGGGTCGCGAAAGCGTGGCGGTGCATCCGCTGGCCGAGCCTTTTGCCAGTGCGACAACATGGCTCATGTGGCGCCGGGGCATGGTCGGCGCCAACCTCAATGCGTGGATCGAACAGCAGCAGGCGCTCTATCCCGTGGCTGGCGAAGACGTGCAGGAAACGGCTTGA
- a CDS encoding MFS transporter, translating into MSPLIRLSACFIALMMAMGIGRFALTPQLPHLLSEGQIDLTAAGLIAAANYLGYLLGAVDAMFSRRPDQVQRRLHGGLWLCVLLTLASFWANGFWSHLLLRFGTGVASAWVLVMITALSQPLAAAAGRPRLGALVFAGPGLGIFLTGLLALFSHLAQQTSATLWLIYAAAALLMLLGIVRILPQPGVGVPATPTAVSSSNRGIGRLAVVYALYGVGYIIPATFLSQMANAQFHGQWQADLFWPCFGLGAAIGVLLVSLRRHDPETTRHWLMATLWLQAAGVFACLLGSGLGLALGVILCGTPFLACMQLVMQRSRELAPHATQRNAGLLTACFAVGQLSGPLLAAVSSHFSGGLQPALVIAGSGLLIAGGLACKSVTADRGLCAGADAPTVPR; encoded by the coding sequence ATGTCCCCGCTGATTCGCTTATCCGCCTGTTTCATTGCCCTGATGATGGCCATGGGCATCGGGCGTTTCGCCCTCACCCCGCAACTGCCGCACCTGCTCAGCGAAGGCCAGATCGACCTGACCGCCGCCGGTCTGATTGCGGCGGCCAACTACCTCGGTTACCTGCTCGGCGCGGTGGATGCGATGTTTTCCCGCCGGCCCGATCAGGTGCAGCGGCGCCTGCACGGCGGCCTGTGGTTGTGTGTGCTGCTGACGCTGGCGTCGTTCTGGGCCAACGGTTTCTGGTCGCATTTGCTGCTGCGTTTCGGCACCGGTGTCGCGAGCGCCTGGGTGCTGGTGATGATTACTGCGCTGAGTCAGCCGCTGGCTGCGGCGGCGGGTCGTCCACGGTTGGGCGCGCTGGTGTTTGCCGGGCCGGGGTTGGGAATTTTTCTGACGGGGTTGCTGGCGCTGTTCTCACATCTGGCGCAGCAGACTTCCGCTACCTTGTGGCTGATCTATGCCGCCGCGGCACTGCTGATGTTGCTGGGGATCGTACGGATCCTGCCGCAACCGGGTGTCGGTGTGCCGGCCACTCCGACTGCCGTGAGTTCGTCGAATCGCGGCATTGGGCGTTTGGCGGTGGTGTATGCCTTGTATGGCGTGGGCTACATCATCCCGGCCACGTTCCTGTCGCAGATGGCCAACGCGCAGTTTCACGGACAGTGGCAGGCCGATCTGTTCTGGCCGTGCTTCGGCCTCGGCGCGGCAATCGGGGTTCTGCTGGTGAGTTTGCGTCGGCACGATCCGGAAACCACCCGGCACTGGCTGATGGCGACGTTATGGCTGCAAGCCGCCGGTGTGTTCGCTTGCCTGCTGGGCAGCGGCCTCGGCCTGGCACTCGGTGTGATCCTGTGCGGCACGCCGTTCCTGGCCTGCATGCAACTGGTGATGCAACGCTCCCGGGAACTGGCGCCCCACGCCACCCAGCGCAACGCCGGCCTGCTCACCGCGTGCTTCGCCGTCGGTCAGCTCAGCGGGCCGTTGCTGGCGGCGGTCAGCAGCCATTTCAGCGGTGGCCTGCAACCGGCGCTGGTGATCGCCGGCAGCGGCCTGCTGATTGCCGGCGGTCTGGCGTGCAAATCCGTTACGGCTGACCGAGGGCTTTGCGCAGGCGCCGACGCACCCACTGTTCCGCGCTGA
- a CDS encoding DMT family transporter produces MSVSRRSADGFALQVMIGLCLIWGVQQVMIKWAATDIAPVMQAAGRSGISALLVGLLICWKGGWDQVGNTWRGGLLAGALFGLEFLFISEGLQLTTAAHMSVFLYTAPIFTALGVHFLLPSERLRPVQWLGIFMAFVGIAVAFAGGVSWDNLDRRMLMGDALGVLAGASWGATTVVVRASRLSEAPVTLTLFYQLIVGFIGLLLIALLSGQITHVSLTVVAVGSVLFQGLVVSFFSYLTWFWLLRRYLAANLAVFSFMTPLFGVTFGVVLLGEELSLNFIIGAVLVLLGITFVSAEQWVRRRLRKALGQP; encoded by the coding sequence GTGAGCGTCAGTCGGCGCAGTGCCGACGGGTTCGCCCTGCAAGTGATGATCGGCCTGTGCCTGATCTGGGGCGTGCAGCAGGTGATGATCAAGTGGGCGGCGACCGACATTGCGCCGGTAATGCAGGCGGCGGGGCGGTCGGGAATTTCCGCGTTGCTGGTAGGGTTGCTCATCTGCTGGAAGGGCGGTTGGGATCAGGTCGGCAACACTTGGCGCGGCGGCTTGCTGGCCGGTGCCTTGTTCGGTCTGGAGTTCCTGTTCATCTCCGAAGGCTTGCAGTTGACCACGGCGGCGCACATGTCGGTGTTCCTCTACACCGCGCCTATTTTCACCGCGCTGGGCGTGCATTTCCTGTTGCCGAGTGAGCGCTTGCGGCCGGTGCAATGGTTGGGGATCTTCATGGCATTCGTCGGGATCGCCGTGGCGTTTGCCGGCGGCGTGTCGTGGGACAACCTCGACCGCCGGATGTTGATGGGCGATGCCCTCGGCGTGCTGGCCGGTGCCAGTTGGGGCGCGACCACCGTGGTGGTGCGCGCTTCGCGTCTGTCGGAAGCGCCGGTGACGCTGACCCTGTTCTATCAACTGATCGTCGGCTTCATCGGCCTGTTGCTGATCGCGCTGCTCAGCGGCCAGATCACCCACGTCAGCCTGACCGTCGTAGCCGTGGGCAGCGTGCTGTTCCAGGGACTGGTGGTGTCGTTCTTCAGTTACCTGACCTGGTTCTGGCTGCTGCGCCGTTATCTGGCGGCCAACCTCGCGGTGTTTTCCTTCATGACGCCGTTGTTCGGCGTCACGTTTGGTGTGGTGTTGCTCGGCGAAGAACTGAGCCTGAACTTCATCATCGGCGCCGTGCTGGTGTTACTCGGCATCACCTTCGTCAGCGCGGAACAGTGGGTGCGTCGGCGCCTGCGCAAAGCCCTCGGTCAGCCGTAA
- a CDS encoding DUF2177 family protein, translating to MKKALIAYVATLLAFLLLDGLWLGVLMAPTYRELLGSLMLEKPLLVPAAVFYCLYVFGCVVFVVLPSLTWQRAARFGALLGLVAYGTYDLTNWATLRGWSAQVSLMDWAWGTFATALACAVGFFVTSRVGRSVR from the coding sequence ATGAAAAAAGCGCTGATTGCCTACGTTGCCACATTGCTGGCGTTTCTTTTGCTCGACGGGCTCTGGCTCGGCGTGTTGATGGCGCCGACCTATCGCGAACTGCTCGGTTCGTTGATGCTTGAAAAACCGTTGCTGGTGCCGGCAGCGGTTTTTTATTGCCTGTACGTTTTCGGCTGCGTGGTGTTTGTGGTGTTGCCGTCGCTGACCTGGCAACGCGCCGCTCGTTTTGGAGCGCTGCTCGGGCTGGTCGCTTATGGCACTTATGACCTGACCAACTGGGCGACCTTGCGCGGCTGGTCAGCACAGGTGTCGCTGATGGATTGGGCCTGGGGGACGTTTGCCACGGCGCTGGCCTGTGCGGTCGGATTTTTTGTGACCAGCCGGGTTGGTAGGTCAGTCCGTTGA
- a CDS encoding S1 RNA-binding domain-containing protein gives MALVGRYNSLQVVKHTNFGLYLDGGADGEILLPNRYIPKDIPSEDEDWLNVFIYLDSDDKLIATTEKPKVQVGEFASLKVVEVNSIGVFLDWGLPKDLLLPYSEEKRQMTAGEYCVVHVYLDKHTRRITATARLDRYLDKTPANYSAGQEVDLLVAEATDMGFKAIINNKHWGLIHKNEIFKFMRAGMREKGFIKEVRADGKISLSLQPVGQEAASSLNSKILAKLRENDGTLAVSDKSDPALISSLFGVSKGNFKKAIGSLYKNGQIVIHADRIELT, from the coding sequence ATGGCTTTAGTCGGGCGTTACAACAGTTTGCAAGTGGTTAAACACACTAACTTCGGTTTATATCTGGACGGCGGTGCGGACGGCGAAATTCTTTTGCCCAACCGTTATATCCCCAAAGATATTCCCAGCGAAGATGAAGACTGGCTCAATGTTTTCATTTATCTGGACAGCGATGACAAACTTATTGCCACCACTGAAAAACCAAAAGTTCAGGTCGGTGAATTTGCCAGTTTGAAAGTTGTTGAAGTCAACAGCATCGGCGTGTTCCTCGATTGGGGCCTGCCGAAGGATCTGCTGCTGCCTTACTCCGAAGAAAAACGCCAGATGACTGCCGGCGAGTACTGCGTGGTGCATGTCTACCTCGACAAGCACACCCGCCGCATCACCGCCACCGCGCGTCTGGATCGTTATCTGGACAAGACCCCGGCCAACTACAGCGCGGGCCAGGAAGTCGATCTGCTGGTTGCCGAAGCCACCGACATGGGCTTCAAGGCGATCATCAACAACAAGCACTGGGGTTTGATTCACAAGAATGAAATCTTCAAGTTCATGCGGGCCGGCATGCGCGAGAAAGGCTTTATCAAGGAAGTGCGCGCCGACGGCAAGATCAGCCTGAGCCTGCAACCGGTAGGGCAGGAAGCGGCCAGCAGCCTGAACTCGAAGATCCTCGCCAAGTTGCGCGAAAACGATGGCACCCTGGCCGTCAGCGACAAGAGCGATCCGGCACTGATCAGCAGCCTGTTCGGTGTCAGCAAGGGCAACTTCAAGAAGGCTATCGGTTCGTTGTACAAGAACGGCCAGATTGTCATTCACGCCGATCGCATTGAACTAACCTGA
- a CDS encoding TorF family putative porin has product MLKPFCLLLVGLLASPAAHAQIFQRELGDFDLKLGTTPSRSMAQGLVKPSAVGSFHGGLDLSHDSGLYVGQYAPSMGLTPGKNLEIDSYVGFKQPFDQTLGYEVGMIHYSYPKVDTLDSQELFGGLTLLGSRIGIALSNDPDKQNNTLFADLGGNQPFGIGISMKYTTHQLNTPVSVDGGYVSSFTDWSVKLSRPFMGIDLDLIYSNSSLSGSDCSAYSGHNSQCDGLVTLKAERPFF; this is encoded by the coding sequence ATGCTCAAACCCTTCTGTTTATTACTTGTAGGCCTGCTGGCGAGCCCAGCGGCGCATGCGCAGATTTTCCAGCGTGAGCTCGGCGACTTCGACCTCAAACTCGGCACCACGCCCAGCCGCAGCATGGCCCAAGGGCTGGTCAAGCCTTCGGCGGTCGGTTCGTTCCACGGCGGCCTGGACCTGAGCCACGACAGCGGCCTGTATGTCGGCCAGTACGCACCGAGCATGGGTCTCACGCCGGGGAAGAATCTCGAAATCGATTCCTACGTCGGCTTTAAACAACCTTTCGATCAAACCCTCGGCTACGAAGTCGGGATGATCCATTACAGCTATCCCAAGGTCGACACCCTCGACAGCCAGGAACTGTTCGGTGGCCTGACCCTGCTCGGCAGCCGGATCGGCATCGCCCTGAGCAACGATCCCGATAAACAGAACAACACCCTGTTTGCCGACCTGGGCGGCAATCAGCCGTTCGGCATAGGGATCAGCATGAAATACACCACCCATCAGCTCAACACGCCGGTCTCGGTGGACGGCGGTTATGTGAGCAGTTTTACCGATTGGTCGGTGAAACTTTCCCGGCCGTTCATGGGCATCGATCTTGACCTGATCTACAGCAATTCGAGCCTCAGCGGCAGCGATTGCTCGGCCTATTCCGGGCATAACAGTCAGTGCGACGGACTGGTCACACTCAAGGCCGAACGCCCGTTCTTTTGA
- a CDS encoding DUF6279 family lipoprotein, which produces MSSWFQRLAVLLILTLALGACSRVGLAYRNLDVIIPWTLSDYLDMNGEQKGWFNERLREHLSWHCTTQLPGYLDWLDRLQTMVETNQVTDAALQARTAEAKQAIAETAREITPSAIELLQGLDDRQVAEMNDAFAKDLQKREQEYLKPPLSQQIAERGARMDKRLNDWLGPLSAKQEQRVMAWSTALGDQNTQWIANRAHWQKQFSAAVAQRKSPEFPQRIETLLVNRERLWTADYQKAYANTEAQARSLFVDLMADSTPQQRQRLLKKIEGVRKDFNDLKCLKAAQKS; this is translated from the coding sequence ATGTCTAGCTGGTTCCAACGCCTCGCCGTTCTACTGATCCTGACCCTCGCCCTCGGCGCTTGCAGCCGCGTCGGCCTGGCCTATCGCAATCTCGATGTGATCATTCCGTGGACGCTCAGCGACTACCTGGACATGAACGGCGAGCAGAAAGGCTGGTTCAACGAACGCCTCAGGGAACACCTGAGCTGGCACTGCACCACACAGTTACCGGGTTATCTGGACTGGCTCGATCGCCTTCAAACCATGGTCGAGACCAATCAGGTCACCGACGCCGCACTTCAGGCCCGCACCGCAGAGGCCAAGCAGGCAATCGCCGAAACCGCCCGGGAAATCACCCCGTCGGCGATTGAATTGCTGCAAGGCCTGGATGATCGGCAGGTCGCTGAAATGAACGACGCCTTTGCCAAAGACCTGCAAAAGCGCGAGCAGGAATACCTCAAGCCTCCGCTGTCGCAGCAGATTGCCGAACGTGGCGCGCGCATGGACAAGCGTCTCAACGATTGGCTCGGCCCGTTGAGCGCGAAGCAGGAACAGCGGGTGATGGCCTGGTCGACCGCTCTGGGCGATCAGAACACCCAGTGGATTGCCAACCGTGCTCACTGGCAGAAGCAGTTCAGCGCGGCGGTGGCGCAACGCAAAAGTCCTGAATTCCCACAGCGGATCGAGACGCTTCTGGTCAATCGCGAACGTTTATGGACAGCGGATTACCAAAAGGCCTACGCCAATACCGAAGCGCAGGCCCGTTCGCTGTTCGTTGATCTAATGGCTGACAGCACCCCGCAGCAACGCCAGCGCCTGTTGAAAAAGATTGAGGGGGTGCGCAAGGATTTCAATGACTTGAAGTGCCTGAAGGCCGCACAAAAAAGCTGA
- a CDS encoding DUF899 domain-containing protein — MNVENHPVVSREAWLAARKQHLADEKAFTRERDRLSAKRRALPWVKVDEDYRFMGPNGELKLVDLFGNHSQLVVYHFMFAKGWEEGCPGCSFLSDHIDGANLHLAHHDIALVAVSHAPFAEFQAFKRRMGWKFKWVSSNGCDFNYDFGVCARAEDVEAGKATYNYEKTDSAEEEMPGLSVFYRADNGDIFHTYSTYARGLDMLVGAYNFLDLTPKGRNEDEIMEWVRHHDRYDGAAKSSCCRDG, encoded by the coding sequence ATGAACGTTGAGAATCATCCGGTGGTGTCGCGCGAAGCATGGCTCGCCGCCCGCAAGCAGCATCTGGCCGATGAAAAAGCCTTCACCAGGGAACGCGACCGCCTCAGCGCCAAACGCCGCGCCCTGCCCTGGGTGAAGGTCGACGAGGATTACCGCTTCATGGGACCGAACGGCGAATTGAAACTCGTCGATCTGTTCGGTAACCACAGCCAACTCGTCGTTTACCACTTCATGTTTGCCAAGGGCTGGGAGGAAGGCTGCCCGGGCTGTTCATTCCTCAGCGACCACATCGACGGCGCCAACCTGCACCTGGCCCATCACGACATTGCGCTGGTGGCGGTGTCCCACGCACCGTTCGCCGAATTCCAGGCGTTCAAGCGCCGGATGGGCTGGAAATTCAAATGGGTGTCGTCCAACGGTTGCGATTTCAACTACGACTTTGGCGTGTGCGCCCGCGCTGAGGATGTCGAAGCAGGCAAGGCTACGTACAACTACGAAAAGACCGACAGCGCCGAGGAAGAAATGCCGGGGCTGAGCGTGTTTTATCGCGCCGACAACGGCGACATTTTCCACACCTACTCAACGTACGCCCGAGGTCTGGACATGCTGGTCGGTGCGTACAACTTTCTCGACCTTACGCCCAAGGGCCGGAACGAGGACGAGATCATGGAATGGGTGCGGCATCATGATCGCTACGACGGCGCCGCAAAATCCAGTTGCTGCCGTGATGGGTAG
- a CDS encoding YhfG family protein produces MEKLSLQTKKAWFAKQRRANFAASLRLEGFVPSPTDGDIKLPTRAAALRAVQLLKA; encoded by the coding sequence ATGGAAAAGCTGAGTCTGCAAACCAAGAAAGCCTGGTTCGCGAAGCAACGCAGAGCCAATTTCGCGGCCAGCCTGCGCCTGGAAGGCTTTGTTCCATCTCCCACTGATGGCGATATCAAACTTCCCACAAGGGCCGCTGCTTTGAGAGCGGTCCAGCTCTTGAAAGCTTGA
- a CDS encoding papain-like cysteine protease family protein: MLTTETTAFTGNTLPECLIGHLLDPQLVEVEAAAQNRALAAASLNFTMQQQTQTNWCWAAASASVGNYYGTGSWTQCAVASAALDRNCCNQPGPCNVYGYLDVALKITRSFNGMNSGSLQMSAIQNQINMGRPVGLRCAWYGGGAHFLAIYGTNGNYVLVADSIYGYSTRALNSFPGSYNGGGNWTHTYFTAKNQGAAS, translated from the coding sequence ATGTTAACCACTGAAACAACGGCATTCACCGGCAACACCCTGCCCGAATGTCTGATCGGCCATCTGCTCGACCCGCAACTGGTCGAGGTCGAAGCGGCTGCACAAAACCGTGCCTTGGCGGCCGCCAGCCTGAACTTCACCATGCAGCAACAGACCCAGACCAACTGGTGCTGGGCTGCGGCTTCCGCCTCGGTCGGCAATTATTACGGCACCGGGTCGTGGACCCAATGCGCCGTTGCCAGCGCCGCGCTGGATCGCAACTGCTGCAATCAACCGGGGCCGTGCAACGTGTATGGCTATCTCGACGTTGCGCTGAAAATCACCCGCAGTTTCAACGGCATGAATTCGGGCTCGCTGCAAATGTCGGCCATCCAGAACCAGATCAACATGGGTCGCCCCGTCGGCCTGCGCTGTGCCTGGTACGGCGGCGGAGCGCACTTTCTGGCGATCTACGGCACCAACGGCAATTACGTGCTGGTCGCGGATTCGATTTACGGCTATTCGACCCGCGCGCTGAATTCCTTCCCCGGTTCCTACAACGGTGGCGGCAACTGGACCCACACTTACTTCACGGCGAAAAACCAGGGGGCGGCATCATGA
- a CDS encoding DEAD/DEAH box helicase has protein sequence MFSQFALHERLLKAVAELKFVEPTPVQAAAIPLALQGRDLRVTAQTGSGKTAAFVLPILNRLIGPAKVRVSIKTLILLPTRELAQQTLKEVERFSQFTFIKSGLITGGEDFKVQAAMLRKVPDILIGTPGRMIEQLNAGNLDLKEVEVLVLDEADRMLDMGFAEDVQRLVDECPNRQQTMLFSATTGGSGLREMIAKVLNNPEHLQLNAVSQLNDTTRQQIITADHNQHKEQIVNWLLANETYQKAIVFTNTRAMADRIYGRLVAQEYKAFVLHGEKDQKDRKLAIDRLKQGGVKILVATDVAARGLDVDGLDLVINFDMPRSGDEYVHRIGRTGRAGNDGLAISLICHGDWNLMSSIERYLKQSFERRTIKEVKGTYGGPKKVKASGKAVGVKKKKTDAKGDKKKTAAKTPTKRKSANRPKPDALVSSDGMAPLKRRKPAAPAAE, from the coding sequence GTGTTTTCCCAATTCGCCCTGCACGAACGCCTGCTCAAAGCCGTGGCCGAGCTGAAATTTGTCGAGCCAACGCCTGTGCAAGCCGCGGCCATTCCGCTGGCGCTTCAGGGGCGTGACCTGCGGGTGACGGCGCAAACCGGTAGCGGCAAGACCGCCGCTTTCGTCCTGCCGATCCTCAACCGCCTGATCGGCCCGGCCAAGGTTCGCGTCAGCATCAAGACCCTGATCCTGCTGCCGACCCGCGAGCTGGCCCAGCAGACCCTGAAGGAAGTCGAGCGCTTTTCGCAGTTCACTTTCATCAAGTCCGGCCTGATCACCGGCGGTGAAGACTTCAAGGTCCAGGCCGCCATGCTGCGCAAGGTGCCGGACATCCTGATCGGTACCCCGGGCCGGATGATCGAGCAACTGAACGCCGGCAACCTCGACCTGAAAGAAGTCGAAGTGCTGGTGCTCGACGAAGCCGACCGCATGCTCGACATGGGTTTCGCCGAAGACGTGCAGCGTCTGGTCGACGAATGCCCGAACCGTCAGCAGACCATGCTGTTTTCCGCCACCACTGGTGGTTCCGGCCTGCGCGAGATGATCGCCAAGGTGCTGAACAACCCTGAGCACCTGCAGCTCAATGCGGTCAGCCAACTGAACGACACCACCCGTCAGCAGATCATCACCGCCGACCACAACCAGCACAAAGAACAGATCGTCAACTGGCTGCTGGCCAACGAGACCTATCAGAAGGCCATCGTCTTCACCAATACCCGGGCCATGGCCGACCGCATCTACGGTCGCCTCGTCGCCCAGGAATACAAGGCGTTCGTGCTGCACGGCGAGAAAGACCAGAAGGATCGCAAGCTGGCGATCGACCGTCTGAAGCAGGGCGGCGTGAAGATCCTGGTGGCCACCGACGTGGCGGCCCGTGGTCTGGACGTTGACGGCCTGGATCTGGTGATCAACTTCGACATGCCGCGCAGCGGCGACGAATACGTGCACCGCATCGGTCGTACCGGCCGTGCCGGCAACGACGGTCTGGCGATCTCGCTGATCTGCCACGGCGACTGGAACCTGATGTCGAGCATCGAGCGTTATCTGAAGCAGAGCTTCGAGCGCCGCACCATCAAGGAAGTCAAAGGCACCTACGGCGGACCGAAAAAGGTCAAGGCCTCGGGCAAGGCTGTCGGCGTGAAGAAGAAAAAGACCGATGCCAAGGGCGACAAGAAGAAAACCGCCGCCAAGACCCCGACCAAACGCAAGAGCGCCAACCGTCCGAAGCCGGACGCTCTGGTGAGCAGCGATGGCATGGCCCCGCTGAAACGCCGCAAACCGGCAGCGCCAGCGGCGGAATAA